In one window of Gopherus evgoodei ecotype Sinaloan lineage chromosome 9, rGopEvg1_v1.p, whole genome shotgun sequence DNA:
- the LOC115657671 gene encoding brain-specific homeobox/POU domain protein 3 has product MMSMNSKQAFSMHPILHEPKYTHLHTSSEAIRRACLPAPQIQGNIFAGFDETLLRGAEALAAVDIVSQKTHPFKPDATYHTMSSVSCTPTSSSVHLHHPSVLTTHHHHHHHQPSQGLEGELLDHLNSAIPLGGVPGPEVGSTPSHPHSHMPALNHMAHHPQSMNMSHPHGLASHAVISGPETETDPRELESFAERFKQRRIKLGVTQADVGSALANLKIPGVGCLSQSTICRFESLTLSHNNMVALKPILEAWLEEAERAQREKMTKPEIYTGGDKKRKRTSIAAPEKRSLEAYFAVQPRPSSEKIAAIAEKLDLKKNVVRVWFCNQRQKQKRMKFSATY; this is encoded by the exons ATGATGTCTATGAACAGCAAGCAGGCTTTCAGCATGCACCCCATCCTGCACGAGCCGAAATACACCCACTTGCACACCAGCTCGGAGGCCATCAGGAGAGCCTGTCTACCAGCCCCCCAG ATCCAGGGCAATATCTTCGCGGGCTTCGATGAGACTTTGCTGAGAGGGGCTgaagctctggcagctgtggATATAGTGTCTCAGAAAACCCATCCCTTCAAACCAGATGCCACCTACCACACCATGAGCAGCGTCTCCTGCACGCCTACCTCTTCTTCGGTTCACCTGCACCACCCCTCGGTGCTGAccacccaccatcaccaccaccaccaccagccctcGCAGGGTTTGGAGGGGGAGCTCCTGGACCACCTCAACTCTGCCATCCCGCTGGGGGGTGTGCCCGGACCCGAGGTGGGCTCCACGCCCTCCCACCCGCACTCCCACATGCCAGCCCTCAACCACATGGCCCACCACCCTCAGTCCATGAACATGTCCCACCCCCACGGCTTGGCCTCCCATGCTGTCATCTCAGGCCCCGAGACAGAGACAGACCCCAGGGAGCTGGAGTCCTTTGCTGAGCGGTTCAAGCAGAGGAGGATCAAACTTGGGGTGACCCAGGCGGACGTGGGCTCCGCCTTGGCCAACCTGAAGATCCCAGGTGTTGGCTGCTTGAGCCAAAGCACCATCTGCAGGTTCGAGTCCCTCACCTTGTCCCACAACAACATGGTGGCCCTGAAGCCCATTTTGGAGGCTTGGCtggaggaggctgagagggcTCAAAGAGAGAAAATGACCAAGCCCGAAATCTACACTGGCGGGGACAAGAAACGAAAGCGCACTTCCATAGCAGCCCCGGAGAAGAGGTCGCTAGAAGCTTATTTTGCTGTGCAGCCCAGACCTTCCTCGGAGAAAATCGcagccattgcagagaagttaGACTTGAAGAAGAACGTGGTGCGCGTCTGGTTTTGCAACCAAAGACAGAAACAGAAAAGGATGAAATTTTCTGCAACCTACTGA